Genomic window (Temnothorax longispinosus isolate EJ_2023e chromosome 3, Tlon_JGU_v1, whole genome shotgun sequence):
tgtttttaatttcttattataataatgtttataacgTGTTTTAGCTAATCCTAAATTTGACACAGCTAGTTTCCTTAGATCggttaatttatcaataagcTCGCTCACGTAATCGTCATACGTTTCTACCGAATcatctgtttttatttcagatgGCAATCGTGCGGTTTTGCCGAATACTAACTCATACGGTGTGAATTTCGTCCCCTCATGTACGCTAGTATTGTATGAAAACATAGCATGCTCGAGCCACTTATCCCAATCGCGTTCATCAGAGATATAATGCTTTAAATATTCAGTCAATACATGGTGGCTTTTTTTTAACGAGCCATTGGATTGAGGATGGAAAGCAGATGtgcaatattgttttatttcaaaatattttgcaaatttcttCATCATTGAACTAGTAAAATTGGAACCTTGATCCGTCAAAATTGCTTTGGGACTTCCAAATTGACAAATAAATCTACGCGTGAATGCTTTTGCGATTTCCTCTGAGTTCGCTTGCTCAAGAGGTACGGCAActgaatatttcattaattgatCCTGaatcgttaaaatatattcattaccGTTATCAGTAATAGGCAAAGGCCCTAATATATCCATAACAACTTTATCAAATGCATCCACGGGAGTGTCGGTTATAATCATCGGTTGTTTAGTCTTTACGCGtactaattttttcttttgacaACTACTACAggtttgaataaatttttcaacttgacttttcatattttcccaaaaatatttatgacataTCCGCGCCACTGTCTTTGCGATTCCCTTATGTCCTCCGACACTGGATTCGTGGGACTCACGTATGATACGTGGTCTATCCTCGAGCTCGGGTATGCACACTTGGCCCTTACATACAGTAATTTGAATGtctgtatttaaaaatgcaagtcTTATAATGCATCGTATTCTGAACCACGGTATTTTTATATGGCTATTGCTTTCGCTcgcatgtaaaatatttaaacgcatcatttcgttttttaattttctaaatccCTGCgctacatatttttcttaaatctgATCgcttaattcttctttaattattattccaaaaattttcttgttcTTTTCTGATATTAACACATGTCCTATTATTCCTTTAAAGTTCTTCGGCTTCTGgcatatttttctatcaattaattcttttccTATTTCATCTATCGGATCTCCCTTCgtatttataaagtatattatattatcattactCATCCATATGTGATCTCGGGAGTCTATAATGTTGACAGAAGTAACTTCCATTTCTCTTATTCTTGGTCTTTGTAATTCTTTCGGTGGTGTTCGTTCCttcaagttaaattttttatttgttttcttgtttaattgtttatttgaaaattttttattcactgGTCTTTTATTAGGAGTTGTGACTTTTgttttcgcaaattttttattacttatttgtaaAGGTTTAGGAGCTGCATTATATGAAGGaggtaaaaatattctattcatATTGCTTTCGTCTGTCGAATCATCGCTCGGCGTTTTTTGTTCACGATATCCTaatgatttcttatttatttcataatccATTTCACCATCAATATCTACTTCCATTGCTTCTAattcttgtttatttaatggtatattttcttctattacTTCAATAGCGTCAATGTCATCTggcaatttttgtaattttttatcaatttttaccTTTGATTTTGGTATTATTCGTATATGCGAAGGTGGTGCATGAACGTCAGCCTGTACTTCAATATTAGTATGTGCTGAATGGTTATCGCTAGATTGTGGTGTTATTTCCATAGCTTCTTCAGATTCCTCTTGTTGTTTATGCATTTccttttcattataaaattttttatcatcgaTTCGTTTTTTTGGGACACCCGTTGGTGGCTTTCGCTCGGTTTCTTGCGTGAAGCGCATGCGTCGTCCGGAGCGGTTGCTTCCTGCAGTAGCTCACAGGCGTCGTCATCGCTAAGACGCTCTTGCGGGACGCGCCCTTCAGCTTCATCCGCATGCAACATTGCGTCTTTGCTGTCATCACGGGATTCGTCAATTCCCTTTGGACTAGAATCTTTACGGTGTTTCTTTGTTCTCTTATGCTTTCGCTTTCTGCGTCTTATGTGGCTAGAAGAGCTACTCTCATGTTTCCTCTTTTCACCTTTTTGACATATTTCTGGATCATCGGTATCGTAGTCGGtttcataataatatgaaaCTGTTCCACTATCACTGCTACTGTCtaaagcttttaaaaatttacttctaGGTGACATTTCTTCTTCGCTATCTGAATCTATATAAGGAGATGGTTCATCAGGTCTGTTCTTTTTATACGGCGCTGGATTTCCTGATCCTTCACTTTCCATTGCTCTTTTAAAACTcggatgaaatattttttgttttttatgttCCTGTCCTACTGAAGCTTCACTTGAAGATGATAATGCTCGTTTTGCATGCAAAGGATATACATGTTTGATTTCTTCGATAGGATTTATGGACATAGCgtcagcatttttatttatttttcatggtttatattttatttgataatcgTATTCCGCTAATTTTAATCTCCACCTCATTAATCGTGACGTAGGATCAGATACTGAATTTAACCATTCTAATGGTTTATGATCCATTACTAATGTAAATTTACGTCCGTAAACATAAGGTCAAAAATGTTTCACGGCGTAAATTAAagctaataattctttttctgtagGCAAATATCTTGTTTCTGCATCATTTAAAACTCTTGATGCGTAAGCTATGGGTAGATCGCTTCCTATTTTGCCTTGACTTAATATTGCACCAATGGCGTATCCTGATGCGTCAGTAGTTATAATAAACGGTTCATTAAAATTAGGATATTGCAAAATTGGTTCTGAGCACAAAGCGTGTCTCAATTTATCAAATGCTTCTTGCTGTTCTTGTTTCCATTCAAATGCAATAGATTGTTTCGTTAAATCCGAAAGAGGTTTAGCGATTTTAGGAAAATCTTTTATGAATCTTCGGTAATATCCTGCAAGACCGAGAAATTGCTTAATATTCTTTCGTGTTTTTGGCATTGGAAATTCCTTCACAGCACTTACCTTCTTGGGATCGGGTCGTACACCATTTTCAGTTATCACGTGTCCAAGATAAGCAACTTccttctttaaaaattcacaTTTATCAGGTTGTAAGGATAAATTTGCTTCTTCTAGTCGTTTCATTAATCGTTGGAATTTAATCTCATGTTCCTGAAGCGATTTagcatatattacaatatcatcgagatatacaaataattcaatCCCTTGTAAGCCTGTTAATACCTGATCCATTAATCTCTGAAAAGTAGCAGGAGCGTTCTTTAGTCCAAACGGCATACGGTTATATTCAAAATGTCCGTACGGTGTTGAAAACGCAGTCTTATGCTTGTCAGTCTTGTCCATTAGTATCTGGTGAAATCCAGAAGCTAGATCAaatactgaaaaatatttcgcgcTACCAAGCTGATCGAGTATATCGACAATATTTGGTAGTGGATATGCATCACCGATCGTTTTCTCATTAAGCGCTCGAAAATCTATTACGAGACGCCATTTTTTATTGCCTTTAGAATCATCTTTTTTTGGTACAATCCACAAAGGAGAATTATAAGGCGAGCTCGACGGCTCTATCACTCCTTTTTCCAACATTTCGTCAACCTGTCGttgtatttcttctttatgtaTGGTCGTGGCCAAAAAGGTTGTCCGACTTTTTTCTGTAAGTTTTGGAACGCACTCTGTCATGTGAGAGTTGATGGTCCCTGCTCAAGGCCATAACCTAAAGTTTCGCAGTGACACATTATCGGAGCAGACGGACAGTCTATACAAGGTGTCAGCAAAGTTTAAAATACCAGTTAAAGTATGCACGTGTATTTGACGTAAGGAACAAAGCCCGtcataaagagaaaaaaggagaagagaatATGAGCAGAGAATGGTAAGTAAAATGACCAGTGACCaatattagaaaagaaatgtaagatccctgtttaaaataatagatacaatatgataaaattacattatattacattcaatttcaatgtaaattaataatatttttattcatttacattgaaattgaatgtaatataatgtaatctgatcatattgtatctattattttaaacaggaatatattaataatatacccataagaaagtataaaaaaagtataaaaaagaaaataaaaaaagtatacaaaagaaaataaaaataatataatatttgtgaaaataatggTTAACAGCTACGTGATAATATCGCagactttatatatttcttcacaaTTTATAGCACATAAAAAATGGCTTCTCTTTCGCAGAAAATAAATCCAATTACCATAAACACGAGATACCATcacttacatataaaaatattttcttcttatataagaaaatatttcattgttaGGAAAGACATTTTGTAAGAAgcaaaaatagataaaaatcgcattataaacttaatgtttaaattagaagaatctaggaattcaaaaaatattacaaaatagacTTCGTATCCGATTAatccttaatttaaataatttaattttaatataaaaaaataggatgTGTTATCGCTCGTCGAAAGCAAAAGCTAAGTAATGTTACGGCCGATATTTcgagcaatattaattaattacggtattaaaataagaagctatatatacattttgaattgtaattattgagccaacgtttcgacctactTGGTCTTCCTCAGGgcattacattcaaacttacaagtaatataaataaaaataataataaccgtTAGAGTTTACTTTATcaacactgaaaattatagtcatcgccgatgaacgattacgacacgcaaaagaaataaggtcaaagccaacttcgaattaaacgccgtcacaggccacataattacaataattgttacctattgcaataaatcctgatctgagttgcagttgacggagatgctaatttcgtgcattttctgtatattttaaaaggggcAGTCCTCTGTATGATCCTGGTATCAGCCATGCTCAACGTCGGACATTGTCATGTCCGATATTAAATGGAAGTAGAGATCGGTGTTGCGCTCAgaaccttttaaaatatacagaaaatgcacgaaattagcacctccgtcagctgcaactcagatcaggatttattgtaatcggtaacaattattgtaattatgtggcctgtgacggcgtttaattcgaagttggctttgaccttatttcttttgcgtgtcgtaatcgttccatcggcgatgactataattttcagtgttgATAATGTGAACTTcaacagttattattatttttatttatatcacttgtaagtttgaatgtaatgcCCTGAGAAAGACCAagtaggtcgaaacgttgactcgataattataatttaaaatgtattatagctttttattaataccctaatattgctcggaatatcggccgtaacattacttagcttttaattttaatatttcatttacttataaataagatacgGAAGATAATGCgacatcgtaaaaattataaaatatcgcgaaacaatttttcatataattacatatgcaTTACGTatacaatagaataattataggtaataatgttgtaattataattatcatattatctgtaattatattattccagtAAACACATACTTAGTCGGTGGAATAATAGTTGCAGatgcataataatacaattataattacatattcacctatgattgttatattgtatgtaatacgtaTCAATTGTGTGcatcaaaaatgtttttttaatcaaatgcacGCGCGAGCAATACAGCGTGACTGACCATTTTTACGCGTTCGCGGTTCTGTATTTGAACCTTTTATCGACCGTGACGGTAACGTAGCGCGCTCGCCTGCACCGCTCTGCACCGTAGCTCACCGGGTAACGGAACTCATTAATGCTCCCCACTGTACAACCACTGAGATATAAGTAATATCTCAGTATTTACAACACAATAATTTTACGAGAGGTTATGAAATCTGTCATAACAACTTCGtggaaaaaatgtatgttaacTGTTATCAAGGAAGTATAGCTCTACTTTGTAGACGAATaatattcacaaagtttcacctgaatctgagcatggacgttttcggaagtacagccgcgattggtcgaaaccttATGTTTATGGAAAAGTTGACAGATCATATTCATATGTACAGcagatcataaaataaattcaaaaaaatgaaGCAAAAGAAAATTGGAGCAAAACGCCCTTATCCTTCCGATCAATCAATTAACCTAGCGTTAgctaaattcttttttagctgcaacatttcttttaatgtGGTGGAATCAAAATTATTCAGAAACTTCGTGAACTTGCTGAATCCTAACTATAAAGTACCAACAAGAAAGAAGGTTTCAAACCAATTGTTAGACGCGGTGCATGAAGAAATTACAACTAAGCCTtggtgaaaaaatttctcattttttcatattttctcatatttctcATGTTTTCTCGGAAATTTTGCAAGAATTaggatttatgaaaaattctgaaaaaatatttggttgGCCAATAAATCCGTGCGGTTTTTCTCGATAGATGGCGTCAAGGCGCTCTGCTAAGCTTTATCTTCAGTCGGTAAGTTTTGAAACCGTAGTCATTGATCGATGACATTTAAACgtgtacttaaaaaatatacgtaaatattgCTTGAGTATCTTGCGTGTTTTGCGTTATCTGAAAATGGATAACCAGAACGAGCATTTTCGGCATAttatgcttttttattttaaacaaggCAAAAACGCGGTTCAAACCTGTAAAAAGATTTGTGAAGTATATGGTGAAGATGCTGTAAAAGAACGCGTATGCCAAAAGTGGTTTGCGAGATTTCGTTGCGGAGATTTTTCCGTCAAAGACAAACCATGCTCAGGCCGACCAAATAAAATCGATAGCGACAATTTGAAGGCGATGATCGACTCCAATCCACACTACACGACGCGGGAGATTGCAGACGTTCTCCTAATATCGAAATCGAGCGTGGAAAATTATCTGCATCAACTTGGATACGTTAGCCGTCTCGATGTTTGGGTTCCACACGAACTGAAAGAAGCTCATTTAATCCAACGCATTTCCATCAGCGATTCACTCGGAAAACGTGAGAAAAGCGATCCATTTCTGAAGCGTATGGTAACTGGCGATGAAAAATGGATCTTCTACAATAACATCACGTGCAAAAAATTGTGGGGGCAGCGTAGCAAACCGCTACAAATCGCTTCGAAGGCAGGACTTCACCCGAGCAAGATTATGCTCTCAATTTGGTGGGATTGGAAAAATGTTGTGTATTACGAGCTACTTCCGAAGAACAGAACAATCAATTCAGATGTTTACTGTAATCAGCTGGATAAATTAAATGCAGCGATCCACGCCTAGGCCGCACACATCTCTACAAACCCGGCAAAAAATATTGGCGCTAGGCTGAGATGTCTTACCACATTCTCCGTATTCTCCAGACATTGCACCATCAGATTATCATCTGTTCCGCTCCCTTCAAAATTCCTTGAATGGAAAGCACCTCGTTTCTGAGGAAGCTGTCAAACAACACTTGGAACAGTTTTTTGCCGAGAAATATAGGAAGTTCTTTAAACGAGGAATTATGAAGCTGCCCGAAAGATGGCAAAATATAGTAGATAACAACGGCCAATACATAACTGATTAAAGTTATTTGAGATCGCTGTAATTGGCATCGCGAACCGCTTTCGGCTGCTTGTCAACGCATGCACGCTtgcgataattaatattcgctTAAACCGTCGCCGCATAAGATTTGTCACGGTAATATTCAGCATTTAGTATAGCATGGAAATTTCGGAATTAGCATTCTGGCAACTTCTTTAACATTGTCATCAACAATAAGGTCAAGCTTTGTTCAACGGTACGAACGACTTATTTGTGCTTACACAAcggaaagatccatgctataaacaAAGCAGGCGAAAACAGGTAACGATCGCTTCGGGTCGTCACTTGAAAACCGTGACGTAAGCACGGTGACGTAGGTCGCCGGTGGCCAATCACCCTCGCGAAATTATCGGTAACTAGCTTGGAGGGAGTTGCGCCCCGGAGGTGATAAAAGAACCaccgctgcgccgcggaatCGATTTCGCTCGCAGATCACCCGCCTAGTATACCTATACGACCGCTAATGGCGCTAATACACCGCTTTGTATCGCTTCTCGCCTTGCAATCCGCACTTGCTTTCGCACCCGCGATTCGCTTTGCTTCGCTGATAGCTTCAGTGCGCGCTGTCGCACACGGATTTCTGTTAAATAAGTGTATATATTCAGACATTAAATAGACCTTGTTTCATTGTACTGTATTTCTGGACTTGCTGTTTTTTTGTGGTCGTCTTCTACCTCGCGCTGTCTCGCACTACCGCGCGCTCTCGAACAAAAGTTATTAccttctataaaaataatcatcgaacatttataagtaaaaaaccgcacggatttattggccaacctaatatataaaatttctcagatacttttagaaaaaattggataaaGACTTTCGGAATATTTTAGTATACGtatgtatgaaaatttctgataaattgcacagattttctcatatttgtttaaatttctacaaagatatattagcaaaaaatattttatttttattttatctgagtttttctgaaaaacgtTCGAATTCGTATTAATAATAGgaaaaattctgatattttttcacCAGGAAAGACCAAAGCACGGAAGGTGTACTAGTAATTGATGGCTGGAAAAACTCTGCTGCGAATACTCACCAGGTTGTCTGTATCATACATACTGTAATGGACAAAAGTATATATCTCAATTCATGAGATTTAACTAATGTCAGAGAAACAGAAGCTGCAAAAGTCGTTGAAGAAGCTACGGAAATGGCTAGTAATAGATCGATTTAATATTCGTATATATGCTATCGTATCAGACAATGCTTCTGCCATGATATTGATGAGTAAATCCGTGGAACATTGGCATTTGACTTGTGCAAGCTACAGTGCTAATTTATTAGCAAAATCTTTAATCGATAGAGAGAATTTGCTAAATGCAACCAACTattgaaagaatttaaatgGTTAGAACCAGAAAAAAAACTCGTGAAAGGAGGAGGGAAAAAATCGTTTTTGCCTGTGAAACCTGTTGATGCATTTCGTAATTGTTTAagcaatttatcaattatgcGTGAATTggtaaaaaatcgaaaagtcGTTGTTCAGACTGACATATCAGAAATTCTATCTAGTAACGAATTTGAGATGAGGCTTCAAGATTacgtgttaattttttatcctgTGTgtgagataataaataaatgccaACGTTCCAATAGCAGCATCGCAGATGCTTGCGAAGAATGGTTCAAGTTAAGCATACCaacagataatattaattaggagaaaatattactaaatagATTAGAAAAAGCTTTAAGACCAGCAATTTTAGCAGCTAATTATCTACATCCTGTTTATAAAGCTAAACAATTTATGCA
Coding sequences:
- the LOC139810049 gene encoding histone-lysine N-methyltransferase SETMAR-like, whose product is MDNQNEHFRHIMLFYFKQGKNAVQTCKKICEVYGEDAVKERVCQKWFARFRCGDFSVKDKPCSGRPNKIDSDNLKAMIDSNPHYTTREIADVLLISKSSVENYLHQLGYVSRLDVWVPHELKEAHLIQRISISDSLGKREKSDPFLKRMVTGDEKWIFYNNITCKKLWGQRSKPLQIASKAGLHPSKIMLSIWWDWKNVVYYELLPKNRTINSDVYCNQLDKLNAAIHA